AACCGGACGCTTCAGCAGGTGAACCACAAACTCATTGAAGCGGAGCGACTGAAAACGAACTTCCTGTCGAATGCACGCAACGAAATCATCAATCCACTAACGTCGATCCTCAGTTTGTCGGAATCGCTTGGCGCGAACGAAAACCTCACTGCAGAAGAGATTCGTCGCCGGGCGGCGCTGATATATCAGGAGACGGTGCATCTCGATTTTCAATGGCACAACATTTTTGCGTCTGCCGAAATAGAAGCCGGCGATGTGGTGATAGAGTTTTATGATTTTGATTTCATGCAAGCTGTCAAAGACATTACTGCAAAGTTTAAGAAAATTGCTGCCGATAGAAATGTTCGCTTTGTCTATAGCGGCTTCTCCCCTGAAAAACTTATCATTCGCAGCGATCCACAAAAATTGCAGCTCATCCTCGAAAATCTCATCATGAATGCCGTACAATACACTTATCATGGTACCGAGGTGCACATTTCACTAACGTACAAAGAAGAAACAGTATCTCTTGCAGTGACCGATCACGGTTCCGGTATCGATAGTTCCGATCATGAACGCGTCTTCGACCGGTTTACCCGAATAAGCCCTGACGTGGCTGAACCCGGCCAGGGGCATGGGCTGGGGCTTCCACTGATAAAATCCTACATCGAACTCCTCGGCGGCGAAATAATACTGCAAAGCCAGCGCGATCATGGCAGCACTTTTACCATCCGTATCCCCGATCATACACATACCATCGACAGCAGCGGCTCAGCAGCGCACGGACAGGATTTTCTTTTCGACCAAAGCGAATTGTTTTAACAAACAATGAACAACCTGCAGGCGAAATACATTTACTCATCAGCCCTTTTTGTGGCCCATGAGCCCATCATCCTCAATACTATTTTGGGATCGTGCGTGGCCGTATGCTTGTGGGACAGTGAGAGAGCCACCGGAGGGATGAACCATTATATGTTGCCGCTTTGGAATGGTGAGGGATTTGCTTCGCCCAAATATGGAAATATTGCCAACGAACTGCTGGTAAAAAAAATGCTGGCTCAGGGTAGTAATATGGAAAATCTTATCGCCAAATTTTTTGGCGGTGCGCAAATGCTCGACGATAACGCAAGGATTTTTGATATTGGTCAGCGTAACACTGAGCTTGCTTTTGAGATTTATGCAGCCTATGGCATCGAAATAGCCAAAGGCAGCACCGGTGGCAATCGGGGACGTAAAATATTTTTTAACACACATACCGGCGAGGTGATGCAGAAATACCTTTGAGTGTCCGGCAAAAGATAACAGCCCGGTTTTATGAGGAAAAAAATTCGTGTTTTAATAGTTGATGATTCCGCTGTAATCAGGCAGTCGCTTACCAAAATACTGGAGCACTCAGAGCAGATAGAAATTATTGCCACAGCTTCCGACCCTTATGTGGCGGCGGCCTGCATGAAAAAAGAAATCCCGGATGTAATCACCCTCGATCTGGACATGCCCCGCATGGATGGCCTCACGTTTCTTCATCGCCTTATGACACAATACCCTGTGCCGGTGGTGGTAATTTCGAGTCTTACGCGCAAAGGCTCGCCCGAAGTGATCAAAGCGCTGGAATATGGCGCCGTGGATGTTATTCACAAACCCAACCTCATCAATCAGAAAAATATTGACGAAAGCAGCATCCAGATCATCGATGCCGTGATAGCCGCCAGCATGTCACGACCGGCGCGTCGTAATATTAGTACCCGGCCAGAACCTTCAATTCTCCGGGCTACGGCATTGCCAGCTTTTGATTTTAATAACAAAACAATCATTGCCATCGGCGCTTCTACCGGCGGTACCGAAGCCATCCAAACCATCCTGGCCGGACTGCCCGCCAACACGCCGCCGGTAATTATCGTGCAACACATGCCTGCCGGCTTTACCCGCACTTTCGCCGAAAGGCTCGACAGCCTGTTCCCCTTTCGGGTGAAAGAAGCTGAAAATGACGAAGAGCTTACCGTGGGCAAAGTACTGATAGCTCCCGGTGGATATCATCTCGCCGTGAAACGATCTCCTGCCGGTTTGTACACGCATGCTTACAGCGGCCCGCTGGTAAATCGTCACCGACCTGCCGTGGATGTACTTTTTAGTTCGGTGGCGCGTGCAGCAGGCAGCAACGCAACAGGTATTTTGCTCACCGGAATGGGCGCTGACGGAGCTGCCGGACTGCTCGAAATGAAACAGGCCGGAGCGCTAACCATTGCTCAGGATAAAGCCACAAGCGCGGTGTACGGAATGCCCAAAGAAGCCGAAAAAATCGGCGCTGCTCAATTCGTGCTGCCCATAAATCAGATCGCCGAATTTGTAATTAATAAAATAAAAAATGCACGCTAAAAAACTTTTTCTGGTGCTTTTGCTGTGGATGGTACTGCTGCCCAATGCGCAGGCCGAAAAGAAAATCACACTTTGCGACAGCTTATATTTAGAAATGCTGCAACATCCTGGCGACACTTCGCGCATCGAGAACCTGATGGCGGCGGTGCACGATATTAACACCTACCATCCCGACACAGCGTGGTATTATGCAGAAAAGTTGTTTGAACTTTCCAGGCAGGCAAATTATTTTCCCGGGATAGCCACAGCACTCAACCTGCAGGGGATGATGCTCGAGCAAAGCGATTATCCTGCAGCGATAGCCAAATATGAGCAAAGCCTTACGATAGCTAAAGAGAACAATCTCCGCCTTATTGCTGCCGCTGTTTACAACAATCTAAGCATTGTCTATTCGCAGATGGGCGACTATTCCGTTTCGATAGATTACCTGTTGGAGTTGCTCTCGCTGGCCGAAAGCATGAACGACACCATGCGCATGGCCGTGGCGCTCAACAACATCGGGCTGCGTTACCACGAAATGAAAAACCCCGAAGTGGCGCTGGATTATTTTCACAAAGCGATGGATTACAACCTGAAGAGCCACGACACAGCCAAATACGCTACCAATCTTTCTAATATCGGCGTGGCATTTCAGGCGCTCGAACATTACGACTCCGCATTTTATTACCATCAGAAAGCCATCGCGCTGCACCGCAAAAATCACGACCTCTATAAGATGCAATATGGCTATCAGGCGCTTGTGTATCTATATCTCGACAAAAGTGAAATAGACCTTGCCGAGAGCGCCCTCGACACAGCATTTGATCTGGCACACCAGGTAAACGACCGCTATGGCTTGTTAAGTCTAATGATTGCCCGGGGCGTTTTGCTCATCCGAAATGACAAACACACCCAGGCAATTCAGGTGCTTAAAGAATCGCAGCGGTTGGCATCAGAAATGAACTATCGGAGCATCCTGGTGGATACTTACAAAGAACTGAGCCAAGCCTATCGCGGTATGGGCGATTTTAAGTACGCTTTTGAATACAACGAAAAATACATCGCTTTGCGCGACTCGCTGCAAAACATCGAAAAGAACAAGTCGCAGATGCGGGTAAATGCTTACGCCAAAAATAAAACGGATAAGGAAATAGAGCTTTTTACTAAAAATATTGAAATGCAAAAGCTCCAGCTCCGGCGCCAAAAACAGTTGCGTAACCTGATCATCCTTATCGGAGCACTGTTTTTAGCTGTTGCTCTGTTGCTGCTGCACCGCTACCGCTATGTGCAGCGCACACGTCGCGAGCTGGAAAATAAAAACCTGGTGATCACGCACGAACGCAAACGCTCCGACGACCTGCTTTTGAATATTTTGCCATCAGAGACCGCCGAGGAACTCAAAAACAGCGGCACCTCCAAGGCACGCAAATATGATCAGGTGACGGTTCTTTTTACCGACTTCAAAGGTTTTGTTCAGATGGCCGGACAAATGACTCCCGAAGAGCTGGTGGCCGAAATTGACTATTGCTACAAACATTTCGACGACATCATAACGCAGTACCACGTCGAAAAAATCAAGACCATCGGCGACTCTTACATGTGCGCTGCCGGACTGCCTGTTGCCAACGACACCAACCCCCAGGATGCCGTGCGTGCCGCCTGCGCCATCCGGCGGTTTATGGAAGGCTACAAACAACAACGTCAGACTGCCGGAATGCCGTGGTTCGAGGCGCGCATCGGATTGCACACCGGCCCGGTGGTAGCGGGCATCGTGGGCAACCGCAAATTTGCCTACGACATCTGGGGCGACACCGTCAACATTGCCTCACGCATGGAATCGGGGGGCGAGGTGGGTAAAGTAAATATTTCGCACGCCACGTGGCTTTTGGTGAAAGATGATTTCAAATGCACCCCACGCGGACAGATTGAAGTGAAAAACGGACTTTCGTTTGAGATGTATTTTGTGGAAGAAGAGGTTGAGAATTAAATGCAGTTCTCAGTTGGCAGTCTTCAGTTCTCAGTCGGCAATCGGCAGTCAACAGTTGGCAGTCGGCAGTCAACAGTTGGCAGTCGGCAGTCCTTGATGGGTGGTAATTTTTCCTCCGGTGCAGGGCAACGGAACATAATTTCATCAGAAAAACACATCCCAAAAATTCACAACAGAAAAAATGAAAAACTGCACGCCCTCCATTAAAATTTTTGTAGGGTTTCAGGAATGTTGATTTTTCCAACAGTAAGAAACATCCCCTAAAGCTCCCATCCAAAAGTTGCTTGCACCACATAATCCGTTTCGGATGCGCCGGCAACAGGCCGGTTGTCGTAGTTGAAAGTGGTGCCCGCTTTGATAAAAAAGTCAAGCGGCAGATTGTATTTCACGTCAAACTTGAAATCGCCACGGACACGCCCCTGCTCAGTGATGCCCGGAAAAACGCTTAATGAGCTCTGAATGCTCAGGTCGCCAATGTTGAACATATTCAAATCGACGGCGCTGTAACCTTCGGCGCTGTTGCGTGTACCGAGATCAGCCTCTGTATAGGTTTCGTTGTTCCAGGCAACGCCTGCCGCCAGGGTAAAGGTTGTGCGGTTGGTATGGATAAGATATTTCCCAACACCGCCCGAGGCCGTGATTCGCAGCTTTAGATTTTGCTCATCGTTTTGCAGGAAATCCGACGAGGCCAGCACAAACCAATCTTTGGGCAGGAAATATTGCACACCTAGAGTTGCATCCGTTCGCCGCACATTGTTGGCATCTTCCTGCGAGCTGCGCACCATATTAAAACTCGTTTTATAATTCCATCGTTCGGCGTCATAGCCAAAATTACTACGAATAGTAAATTGCTGCAGGTCGTTGGCTTTCGCCAAATTAAAGCCGACGCTGAGGGAAGCATCGAAACGGCTTCGAAAGTCTTTTTTGATGGGTCGGATATAAACCACTTTCTCAATCGGAATGAGCACCGATTCGCTGCCGCTGCCTAAGAGTACTTGATCGTGACTCAGGGAATCGGTGTTGATGGAGCCATAATAGCGTTGGCCCGAAGCATCGGTAACCAGAAACATCTTGTCGCTATAAATTTCGGTCACCTTCTGCCATTTTATTTTAAAGTCGCTGCTTGAATAGCCGGTAGAAAACACCAGCACATTGCGATCCAACGACTTGATCTTGCCCAGGAGCGTTTCGCCATTTTGCATCACCAGCGAGTCGGCGGCAGCAAAAACCTGCTGAGTTGTTATTATTAAAAAAAAGAAAGTGATGAGGGCTGCAGGGACAATGCCTTTTTTTAAAATTCCGATTTTCATTCTTCAAAAATATTTCCTGATAAACAAGCCCAACAACGCCCCCAGCGCTTTGTTTAGGGCCATTTTGAAATATTTGCGAAAAGCCACCAGCACCACTGCCGATACCGACGTTATGACAATATTTAACACCGCTCGCTCGGGATTAACCCAAAAGGAAACTCCGGCAATGGCGGCCACTATCAAAAATCCGATTTGCCTTACAAAGGTGGTAAGCCCCGCCATGTCGTGATTGATTTTGGTAAGATGTTTTTGGAAATCCTCATCAGAGAAGTCGTCCACCTGGTGCCCTTCTGATAGGATGAAGAAACAGAGAAAATCCCCTTGCAGATAAAAAGTAGTTTGCAATGCCAGCGCTTTATCTGTACACTCGGTGTTCCAGCGGTAATAGCCGCGACGAAACAGATTCATTACAAAAGGAAAATAATCGAACCTAAACATTTTTTTTACTCAGTTTACTGCTCACAATATCCTTCACCACATTGATGATGTCCTGCCAGTATTTCAGCGCCAGATTGGTATGCTTGTCATGCGCATCGAGTACCACCTGCTTGGGCATGCCGGCAAAGTCCTGTTCTATTCTGGTGATGATGTCGCCGTCGATTCCAATGCGCGTCTGCATAACGATGCGTTCGGTGCCCAGATCAAAAACCCGCGTAATCATCACCTTGTCGCGGTCGTTGATCTTTATTTTGAAATCAGCACAACGATCCATGTCAACGCTATAAAGATTGACGTCGGAAGCCAGATTTTTGCTCTGTGTAAATAGCATATCGCTGCTTCGCGAACGCAGGTAATTGCAAAACGACTTCATGCGGATGATGATCACATAGTCCTTTTCTTCGATGCGGATATGGTTCAGCGACATGTAATCATCGAGTGCATCCAGATCAGCGTAAAGCTTTTCGTACGACTTTATTTCAGCGCAGCGTATCGAAACCGTTTTACCTTTCAACTGAAAATCCATCGGCAGGTCGTTGCGCCTGATAATGGAGGCGAGTTTCTCGATATAATCCGACAGCAGCACCCGCAGCTTCTCCTCGATACTGTCGGGCTGCGGCGCCGAGGTCATTCCTTTTTTTATGATGGTGTTGATCTCGATATGTGTCAGATCGTCGAGCAACTTACCAATCACACTCTTTTTGTCGTCGCTCATGGCGTGGGTTTCTCGCTGTACATGTTGCGCAGGGTGCGCACAATGGTGCCAAGCGCAAGCATATTGCCTTAGATAATTTCGTGACCGCGTGCCTCGCGCGACTGATGAAACTGCACCAGCTCCGGATATTTCTGGTAAAACTTCTCGGTGATCTGGGTGGTAATATCGCCATCGAGCAAATCTATTTTGCTGATGATGCCTTCAATTTCCTGACCCGGCGAGAATTCGATTTCGTTCTTGTCGTCGATCTCGAGCCGACCCATCACCGTTTGAATTTTAAGCTGGGTGATGTCCATGATGCCATTCTCGATTCTTTGCAGAATTTCTTCAATTTTTGTCATAATGTTGATTTTTTTATTGATGAATAGATAATTTTACTTCCTGATAAGAAACGACGTAAAAACCAAATAAATCTCAAAAAACAACCATCGGTAATCGTTGCAGACAATTTCAAATACGTATGAAGTTTGGATTTTTGAAATTTAATTATTGAAATTTATTTGAACCTTGTTTCATTTTTACTTGAAAATTATCACCATCTATCGCTGAAAGATATTCTCGATGAGTGCTTTGGTTTGTTCGCCGTACACGCCATCCTGTTCTATTCCTTCGTCTTTCTGCAATTTCATGAGCTGCTCCTGAGTACGTGTGCCAAACGCGCCATCGGTTGCGCCGCAATGATAGCCAAGCTCATTGAGAACGCGCTGCAGTTTCACCACCTCCTGGCCGATGCTGTCCAATTTCAAATGCGGATTTCCCGAAGGTATTTCCATATTCCCCTCGTTGCTCAGTCGGCGAAAGCCCAGTACTTTTTGTGCGTCGAAGCCCTGGATACTTACACTGTCTTTTTGATTTCCACCCAGGGTAAATACTTGTTTTTGGTCGCGGCTAAAGCCAACAAATATTCCTACATGGCCTTTCCACGATTTCGGACTTTCGCGCCAAAATATAACCACGTCGCCCGGACGCGGATCGTCCACAGGCACACCCACGCTGAGCCAGCTTTGCGCGTTGGCTTTGTTGGTGCGCTGCAGGCCGGCT
This portion of the Bacteroidales bacterium genome encodes:
- a CDS encoding TIGR02594 family protein, with the protein product MKDLFQIAASEIGVKETKGAEHTPQIVKYAQEAGFREITDDETPWCSIFLNWCSMKAGLQRTNKANAQSWLSVGVPVDDPRPGDVVIFWRESPKSWKGHVGIFVGFSRDQKQVFTLGGNQKDSVSIQGFDAQKVLGFRRLSNEGNMEIPSGNPHLKLDSIGQEVVKLQRVLNELGYHCGATDGAFGTRTQEQLMKLQKDEGIEQDGVYGEQTKALIENIFQR
- a CDS encoding HAMP domain-containing sensor histidine kinase translates to MTPLTDQQLIDELRHRIEQRSEAYRELEKLNRTLQQVNHKLIEAERLKTNFLSNARNEIINPLTSILSLSESLGANENLTAEEIRRRAALIYQETVHLDFQWHNIFASAEIEAGDVVIEFYDFDFMQAVKDITAKFKKIAADRNVRFVYSGFSPEKLIIRSDPQKLQLILENLIMNAVQYTYHGTEVHISLTYKEETVSLAVTDHGSGIDSSDHERVFDRFTRISPDVAEPGQGHGLGLPLIKSYIELLGGEIILQSQRDHGSTFTIRIPDHTHTIDSSGSAAHGQDFLFDQSELF
- a CDS encoding adenylate/guanylate cyclase domain-containing protein, whose translation is MHAKKLFLVLLLWMVLLPNAQAEKKITLCDSLYLEMLQHPGDTSRIENLMAAVHDINTYHPDTAWYYAEKLFELSRQANYFPGIATALNLQGMMLEQSDYPAAIAKYEQSLTIAKENNLRLIAAAVYNNLSIVYSQMGDYSVSIDYLLELLSLAESMNDTMRMAVALNNIGLRYHEMKNPEVALDYFHKAMDYNLKSHDTAKYATNLSNIGVAFQALEHYDSAFYYHQKAIALHRKNHDLYKMQYGYQALVYLYLDKSEIDLAESALDTAFDLAHQVNDRYGLLSLMIARGVLLIRNDKHTQAIQVLKESQRLASEMNYRSILVDTYKELSQAYRGMGDFKYAFEYNEKYIALRDSLQNIEKNKSQMRVNAYAKNKTDKEIELFTKNIEMQKLQLRRQKQLRNLIILIGALFLAVALLLLHRYRYVQRTRRELENKNLVITHERKRSDDLLLNILPSETAEELKNSGTSKARKYDQVTVLFTDFKGFVQMAGQMTPEELVAEIDYCYKHFDDIITQYHVEKIKTIGDSYMCAAGLPVANDTNPQDAVRAACAIRRFMEGYKQQRQTAGMPWFEARIGLHTGPVVAGIVGNRKFAYDIWGDTVNIASRMESGGEVGKVNISHATWLLVKDDFKCTPRGQIEVKNGLSFEMYFVEEEVEN
- a CDS encoding chemotaxis response regulator protein-glutamate methylesterase, translated to MRKKIRVLIVDDSAVIRQSLTKILEHSEQIEIIATASDPYVAAACMKKEIPDVITLDLDMPRMDGLTFLHRLMTQYPVPVVVISSLTRKGSPEVIKALEYGAVDVIHKPNLINQKNIDESSIQIIDAVIAASMSRPARRNISTRPEPSILRATALPAFDFNNKTIIAIGASTGGTEAIQTILAGLPANTPPVIIVQHMPAGFTRTFAERLDSLFPFRVKEAENDEELTVGKVLIAPGGYHLAVKRSPAGLYTHAYSGPLVNRHRPAVDVLFSSVARAAGSNATGILLTGMGADGAAGLLEMKQAGALTIAQDKATSAVYGMPKEAEKIGAAQFVLPINQIAEFVINKIKNAR
- a CDS encoding chemotaxis protein CheD; the encoded protein is MNNLQAKYIYSSALFVAHEPIILNTILGSCVAVCLWDSERATGGMNHYMLPLWNGEGFASPKYGNIANELLVKKMLAQGSNMENLIAKFFGGAQMLDDNARIFDIGQRNTELAFEIYAAYGIEIAKGSTGGNRGRKIFFNTHTGEVMQKYL
- a CDS encoding DUF481 domain-containing protein, which gives rise to MKIGILKKGIVPAALITFFFLIITTQQVFAAADSLVMQNGETLLGKIKSLDRNVLVFSTGYSSSDFKIKWQKVTEIYSDKMFLVTDASGQRYYGSINTDSLSHDQVLLGSGSESVLIPIEKVVYIRPIKKDFRSRFDASLSVGFNLAKANDLQQFTIRSNFGYDAERWNYKTSFNMVRSSQEDANNVRRTDATLGVQYFLPKDWFVLASSDFLQNDEQNLKLRITASGGVGKYLIHTNRTTFTLAAGVAWNNETYTEADLGTRNSAEGYSAVDLNMFNIGDLSIQSSLSVFPGITEQGRVRGDFKFDVKYNLPLDFFIKAGTTFNYDNRPVAGASETDYVVQATFGWEL